One window from the genome of Osmerus eperlanus chromosome 1, fOsmEpe2.1, whole genome shotgun sequence encodes:
- the LOC134017422 gene encoding olfactory receptor class A-like protein 4, producing the protein MSELEPVGMGLRVIVSPIQTAFYILLTLMMVSGTTRPLLGCVWDFPSAYSGLAYATTSMVIHEIVPIILMAITNLGSLYTLYSHVRTRKSSTQAQIAPIIKRVPAEKRAAKVILALIMLFIVSWGTSIISVNYFNYNRGSSSEFLLVIARFANIIFIALSPMVLAVGHRGLRSFIKSVLTH; encoded by the exons ATGTCTGAGTTGGAGCCTGTGGGAATGGGGCTCCGTGTCATAGTGTCCCCCATTCAAACAGCCTTTTACATCCTCCTG ACACTGATGATGGTGAGCGGCACCACACGCCctctgctgggctgtgtgtgggacTTCCCCTCTGCTTATAGTGGGCTGGCCTATGCCACCACCTCCATGGTGATCCATGAGATTGTGCCTATCATCCTCATGGCAATCACCAACCTGGGCTCCCTCTACACACTCTACTCCCATGTCAGGACACGCAAATCCTCCACTCAAGCCCAGATCGCCCCCATCATCAAGAGGGTGCCGGCTGAGAAGAGAGCCGCCAAG GTGATTCTAGCTCTGATCATGCTCTTCATTGTATCCTGGGGGACAAGCATAATCTCAGTCAACTACTTCAACTACAACCGCGGCTCATCCTCTGAATTCCTGCTGGTCATAGCTCGCTTCGCTAACATAATCTTCATTGCCTTGTCACCCATGGTGTTGGCTGTAGGTCATCGGGGTCTACGGTCATTCATCAAGTCTGTGCTGACTCACTGA